The window TGCCGCACTATTCAAAAAAACAGCCAGTAGAGTAGGGATTAATAATGATATCCGTCTTTAAAGAGGGTGAATGGTCGCCATTACGCTCGAAAACGTCAGCAAATACTTCGGGGATACGGTGGCGAACTACCAGGTGAGCCTCGAGGTAGAAGACGCCGAGTTTCTCGTGATACTGGGGCCGTCCGGGTGTGGGAAGACGACGGCGCTACGCATGATCGCCGGACTCGAGCAACCGTCGGAGGGGGCCATCTACTTCGACGACGACCGCGTCGACAATCGGTCACCGAGTGCCCGAAACGTCGCGATGGTGTTTCAGAACTACGCCCTCTATCCGCACATGACGGTCGGGGAGAACATCGGTTACCCGTTGAAAGTCCGCGGCTTTTCTCCCGACGAGCGTGACGAGAAAGTCGAGGAGGTAACCGAACTGCTCCACATCGAAGATCAGGTCGCGAAAAAACCGGGGGAGCTGAGCGGCGGACAGCGTCAGCGAGTGGCGCTCGCCCGAGCCATCGTCCGGGAGCCGTCAGTCTTTCTCCTCGACGAACCCCTGTCGAATCTCGACGCCAAATTGCGACAGGAGATGCGCATCGAGCTGAAACGCCTCCAGAACGAGCTCGACATCACGACGGTCTACGTGACGCACAATCAGGAGGAGGCGATGGGCATGGCTGACACGGTCGCGGTCATGAACCAGGGAACGGTTCAACAGGTTGCCCCACCGCAAGAGCTCTACGACCGACCCAGGACGGCATGGGTCGCCCAGTTCATCGGATCGCCGCCGATGAACCTGTTCGAGGGAACTCGCCGTAACGGTTCGATCGACCTCGGAGCGGCTGGTACCGTCGATCTGGGGGGCGTCATCGAAGCCAAGGGAGCCGTTGTGGAGACGGGTGAACGGGAAGACGTCGGAACCGCCAGTGTGGTGGCGGCCGAT of the Natronosalvus vescus genome contains:
- a CDS encoding ABC transporter ATP-binding protein, which translates into the protein MVAITLENVSKYFGDTVANYQVSLEVEDAEFLVILGPSGCGKTTALRMIAGLEQPSEGAIYFDDDRVDNRSPSARNVAMVFQNYALYPHMTVGENIGYPLKVRGFSPDERDEKVEEVTELLHIEDQVAKKPGELSGGQRQRVALARAIVREPSVFLLDEPLSNLDAKLRQEMRIELKRLQNELDITTVYVTHNQEEAMGMADTVAVMNQGTVQQVAPPQELYDRPRTAWVAQFIGSPPMNLFEGTRRNGSIDLGAAGTVDLGGVIEAKGAVVETGEREDVGTASVVAADSQGEVSLGVRPENLTLTTTRPSSGNVIEGTVDTVEPLGEYILINVTVNEQIVNAKVADRSVSRGDRVYLTFDADDAYVYDTNGELVA